One Dehalococcoidia bacterium genomic window, TGGAACGTATGGGCGTGAAGATGTTTGTGAGCCGGGTCGGCGAGCACAAGGACATGATGCAGCCATGGCGGGAGCCGACCCCCGAAGAGGCCGAGAAGATTGCCGCCCTGCGCGACGAATACTATCAGTGGTTCATCTCGCTGGTGGCCGAGCGCCGCGGCCTCCCAGAGGAGACGGTGCGCTCCTACGCCACTGGCGAGTTCTTCACCGCTGCCAAGGCCCGTCAGCTGGGGCTGGTGGACGAACTGGGAGATCTGGAGACGGCCCTGGACATGGCCTCGGAGATGGGCCGGGCGCCCCGACAAGTCGTGTACGTGCGTCCGCGCCGCGCCCTGCTGGAGCGTCTCATGGCGCCTGTGGGCCGCTCACTGGCCGAGGCGCTGGTGCGGGAGCTGGACGCCCGCCTGGGCCTACAGGTCCTCTACCGCTAG contains:
- the sppA gene encoding signal peptide peptidase SppA — protein: MDFWQRLGMPLGPGTRIALVEVHGAIMQGARVAETVRLLRGLEENARIRAVVLDVDSPGGSAALSDLLHRAVLRLGRSKPVVAHVRSQALSGGYIVACAARRIVAPPTALVGSIGVIIARPVVRDLLERMGVKMFVSRVGEHKDMMQPWREPTPEEAEKIAALRDEYYQWFISLVAERRGLPEETVRSYATGEFFTAAKARQLGLVDELGDLETALDMASEMGRAPRQVVYVRPRRALLERLMAPVGRSLAEALVRELDARLGLQVLYR